The stretch of DNA TCAAAGTTGCCATAGTTGCTTCCGGGCCGGGCCGGAACTCCATCAGAATTGAAACCGAGCGTGAACGCAATTTTTACCGTTTACTTTCCACTGCAGCAATGAACCACAATGTAGCTCTTGAAACGATATGCTGCAATGATTCTCAGGAGGAACTGCATTTTTATACACCTGATGATTCCCCGATAGAAACGTTCCTGAAGAGTAAAGATATCTCCGGTATTATCCTCTCATCATACCATATGAAAGATTCAGCAGAATGTTTACGAAGATTACTTCAGTTCAATATCCCAATTTCTGCATGGGTTGAAGACCACAGGATTTTAAAGATGATCGACCGCTATAGTTCTAACCGGAAGAAACTGACTTTTTTTGACTCCAGCTACTCAACTCTCCCAGGTTATGAGGTCGGCAGGTATCTGATTGGAAAAGGACATAAAAATATCGCCTACATCTCGCCGTTTCATCAAAGCCCCTGGTCACAGAACAGGCTGAGCGGACTGAAGAAAGCAGCATTAAGTGGTACTGATATCAGAATATTCCCTTTTGTATGCACTCAGTTTTTAAATGATTACTATTTTATTCTGAAAGTGCTGGAGGAATCCTCATTTGAAAAAAACTGCTCGACCCCGGATATAACCCAAAAACTGCATCCTTTCCTGCAAAGCCGGATCTCTTCGGTCAGATCTGAGCACGATATGCTTTTGCGTGACAGTCTAATCTTTACTGAATGCGAAAAACTGATGAAAAAGGCTCTGGAGAACAGCTCTATTACAGCCTGGGTGTGTGCAAATGATCATATTGCGGTCTTAATAACTGATTACTGGAATTATACCTCTATGTCGCTTGCAAAACGTCCTGTCCTGATTGGATTTGACAATTCCTTTATGAGTTTCGAGAGGAACATCAGTTCATATGAATTCAATACATATGGGGAAGTGCAATTGATGCTGAGTCATCTGCTCTATCCAAATAGTTTAAATGATAAGGCTGCGGTAAGGATAAGCGGAAGAGTTGTGGAAAGAACGGGGTAAAAAGTAAAAAAAGGGGACGGACTACTTTTTTGCTTTTAATGGTAAGTATAGGCATTAAGATTCAATGCTTAACCCAGGGTAAATCAATGAGTTCCGGTAAGTGAAGTGTCCGGTTGCCTAAGGATGTGACCTCTTTTAAACCGTCTTAAAGCCAGGGATCAGTTCAGAGAAGAAAATATCATTTTCATAATTCTCTTTTTTTCCAGACAAAAAAAGGTATATTGCTCATTAATAACAAAAGGAGCATCAATGCGAGTATTTTTTACCTTGCTTTTCTGTTGCTTTCTCCCAATTCATGCTCAGCAGATGATAAGTGATTTCTGTCCGGACAAACTGGGAAACGAGTGGGTTTATCTTTATCAGAGGGTGCCGCTGGGATACGATTTCAGCGGCCTGATGATAAGCGAATCACTCAATGTGGTTGTTACTCTTGATGATTACGAAATGATAAATACGGATACTTCGTACATTTTTCATATCTATGAAAGCGGTATAAGGACAACTGTCTCAAGGGAGGGAGAGAGCAGAACCGAATCAATCGGAAACCGGTTTAACATTTCTGTTTACTTGAGGCTAAATATTATCGTTGTAGTGAATGATGCGTTTTATGATGAGATCCTGTCCCGTGATGAGGAACCTGTTGCAGCAATTAATCCACTTTACAGAACACATTCGGTAAACTCTGCGGACTTGAAGAGAGTATGGACCGGAAATGATTCTCTTTACCTGCTGGATGCGGGGGCAAAGAGATTTGCTCAGAATATCGGACTGGTTTACGATTCTCTCAGATCTACAGGGAACTGCGTTTTAAAAACGAAACTTCTGTCATTCAATGGAGAAATGTTCAGTTTATGGGGTTCTCCTGTACAGAATCCTCTGAAAATGAAAACTGCAGGCATTGCTTTACAGAAAACCGGGACTGAAATACTGCATCTCTGCAAAAAATCTCCATTAAAAAATGGAGCAGTTTTTTCGCTGAATGGGCGGATTTACAGGAGTATTAATGAAACAGTCAGTTCCGTTGTGGTAAAGCTTCCTTCCAACCGGGATTGACCAGATAACCTTTCAGGGTTATTCTGTAAGCATTCTCATCTTCTAAACCCTTTAGGAAACGTAGTCCCTCCCTGGCTGTCCTGAGGGATAATCCCGTTATACCCGGGGGATGAATACTTTGACAGAGTAAGAACCGCAGCACCGTTTCTGACATTGACATTTTTATCTATATGTGTGCTGGCTTTGTCCGGGCTCTCCCAGAATCCTGTACTCCATCGAGGGTTAAGCGTATCAGAGTCAAAATTGTCCACCCATACAGGAGATGGGTCAAAACCTTTGCCTGGCGTATACTTATAATATTTTATCCAGTTTATATACATGTGTTTCGGCAGTGATTCGGGGTTAAACTGTCCGGCCCAGGAGGGATTAAGAGAAGGCCAGATATTAAAACGTAACTGCATCGGAACATTACGGAAGTTCTTGACTATATCGCTGGTGTCTTTTCTTACCAAACTGTCATTGAGTTTCCACAAGATATAATCTGGTGTCCATTCTATGGCATAGGTGTTGTATCCTGAGGTAAGATCTCTGTTAAAATGATGAAAAGCTTCACGATGTTCCATATTGGACCATCCGCCTTTCCCATAATGAATTGCGCTCTGAAAACCATTACGGGTGCATCCAAGCACCTCGATGTCAATTTCATTCCATATTCCATCATCAGCACCGGATTCCTGTTTCCAGAGGAAAAATGAGCTTATTACTCCATCTGCACCCACCATCCTCATACGTACTTCATAGCGCCCGTAAACTACACCCTCTTTGGTAAAAAGTTCTGCACTTCCCAGAAGATCCTCTGTAGAAGTCTGAGCGTCTACGATGAGCGGAAAAAACAACAATAAACAAAAATTTATCGAAGAGATACAAGAAAAAGCCTTTCGAGAGTTGAACCTGCTTATCATTTCTGACCTGCATTCCGGATTCAAGGTTAACACGATATTGTTTTGAGACTACCGTAGTTAAATTTAGATTACAAAAAGGCTGTGAGCAATACCAGCGTTGATTCCATAATCCGGCGAAATAGAGTCCGTTACTTGCAGCAACAAGGTGTGAGAGTGTTGCGTTTCCGGGATGCCGCTGATTTGGACAAACCCATCGGAAATATTTTTTATCAGAGTCCGATGTCAGCCTCGGCTGTGATGTGCAGGAACTGGTATTTCACATATTTGTAAATTCATAAAAAATAGTAAGGTATACATAAGAATAAATGAATTTTCAGGTGACAAATTGATGAAAAGAAAAGCTGGATAGCCAAAAGATGTAACCAGGGATTAAGTTATTGTTATCTGGTATGATACAAAGTGATATGTCAAGATAGATTATATTGACACCTCTGTATGTAAATACTGGGTTTCCGGGGGAGAAGTGAATAATTCAAAAAACGAGTTTTCCCTTATATGTAAATCATCTTTTTTGTCATCCCGCCATCGACTACAAAATTCTGACCTGTAATAAAAGAATTATCGGGATCGACCAGGAAATTGACCATATTTGCAATATCCAGGGGATTTCCGACTCTTCCCACAGGATGCTGAGCCTTTTCCTGTTCTGTATGCAAGGGAAGCATGCGGTTTGACCACTTTTTCCAATCCCGCGTTTCAATCCATCCAGGTGAGATACAGTTCACCCGCACATCGGGTGCAAGGCTTAAAGCCAAAGCGTGTGTCAGGGAAACAAGCCCTCCTTTGCTCGCAGAGTATGCCTCTGTATCCGGCTCCGACATCATCGCCCTGGTAGAGGAGATATTTATTATCGAACCGTGGTTTAAAGAGAGATGCGGGGATGCGTACTTGGAACAGAGGAAAGGGCCCTTTAAATTGACTCCTATGATATAGTCCCAATCCTGAGAGGAAAGATCAATCAGCTTTTTCTGTAGAAAAACCCCGGCATTATTTACAAGTACGCTTATGTCACCTGACCAGTTCACTGTCTCTTCAATGAGATAGATGACTGCCGGCTCACTGCTTACATCAGTCTGGATAAATTTCACCGGGCCAAAATCTCTTAATTCCTCTTCTGCCTCCCGGCCGGCATCGGAATCGATTTCGGCAATCGCTACATTATAATCGTTTTCGAGCAGGACTCTTGAGATTGCTCTCCCAATT from Fibrobacter sp. encodes:
- a CDS encoding glycoside hydrolase family 16 protein, producing MISRFNSRKAFSCISSINFCLLLFFPLIVDAQTSTEDLLGSAELFTKEGVVYGRYEVRMRMVGADGVISSFFLWKQESGADDGIWNEIDIEVLGCTRNGFQSAIHYGKGGWSNMEHREAFHHFNRDLTSGYNTYAIEWTPDYILWKLNDSLVRKDTSDIVKNFRNVPMQLRFNIWPSLNPSWAGQFNPESLPKHMYINWIKYYKYTPGKGFDPSPVWVDNFDSDTLNPRWSTGFWESPDKASTHIDKNVNVRNGAAVLTLSKYSSPGYNGIIPQDSQGGTTFPKGFRR
- a CDS encoding SDR family oxidoreductase, which gives rise to MRNRTAIVTGGAQGIGRAISRVLLENDYNVAIAEIDSDAGREAEEELRDFGPVKFIQTDVSSEPAVIYLIEETVNWSGDISVLVNNAGVFLQKKLIDLSSQDWDYIIGVNLKGPFLCSKYASPHLSLNHGSIINISSTRAMMSEPDTEAYSASKGGLVSLTHALALSLAPDVRVNCISPGWIETRDWKKWSNRMLPLHTEQEKAQHPVGRVGNPLDIANMVNFLVDPDNSFITGQNFVVDGGMTKKMIYI
- a CDS encoding GntR family transcriptional regulator, which translates into the protein MNSRSTPVLTETVRKIRSIIEKSTDERLPSVRNLARLCSVSPVTVIRAITVLKNEGVLESRWGSGHFITGRKISGPELTNNQQADRVKRIVLELKNDISEGKYPTHQSLPTIKQLSARYNASYPSIKKALELLCIEKVIKRSGVRYHFFPSRIKSGLKVAIVASGPGRNSIRIETERERNFYRLLSTAAMNHNVALETICCNDSQEELHFYTPDDSPIETFLKSKDISGIILSSYHMKDSAECLRRLLQFNIPISAWVEDHRILKMIDRYSSNRKKLTFFDSSYSTLPGYEVGRYLIGKGHKNIAYISPFHQSPWSQNRLSGLKKAALSGTDIRIFPFVCTQFLNDYYFILKVLEESSFEKNCSTPDITQKLHPFLQSRISSVRSEHDMLLRDSLIFTECEKLMKKALENSSITAWVCANDHIAVLITDYWNYTSMSLAKRPVLIGFDNSFMSFERNISSYEFNTYGEVQLMLSHLLYPNSLNDKAAVRISGRVVERTG